A region of Theileria annulata chromosome 2, complete sequence, *** SEQUENCING IN PROGRESS *** DNA encodes the following proteins:
- a CDS encoding uncharacterized protein (all_bases.cand.476 - hypothetical protein) yields the protein MKSSSQEARSISEDRVKQILEIYGTKAWDKLSTEISKNGLKVPGNPPKLPVYDICKLGRELMESLSRKYVTIACKNDSEERWLHISAQDPFIYKEGKKSSTFSDKIDSMVVLIHNNCVFNWKMFSELMNLVKSEKLRVKSSCIDLIYSAFMEVLPGRKLRYINEVNKEVIDFLGYKLHPFSKNLNSWDTLDLDVVSLLLTITFEDYLKGIYSTFIQELSDVMNRGVDFLQKKASNLALQMLIQKPEQEEILLDLIISRLSHKDNKMSSYVFKMLDTLLLNHEKMKGVVVKGILTKVKSLLPKLQSELIKGTPGIKESGRRRKRRKLTINNECILILKSIYRCILYFSKLHYTKSDHSIVNVILKDAIDILLLFIRQNSTNDNKNNLKDATKTARVPNVLLCKYEECDRIIKILLLFINKLLNYYKNTDDYDQKKSLFNSGIIENLYELSYKTKSRSITISLLVLMYHICPNSDEYYKLLYNNAFNIRLYESTSVHKFLTLIQQILEGKNEKNNILIRKLLQVTLCNCNNNINSEIINTVLNNTNNDNFWELKLQKLSYNPFIISTLERKYNKDDENYNLYNELSVFSSALQLDYTLEKYWRNRQSCKLHQKPFQLYYQSKFNLQNIKEDYHSSDDISVTDDLTELDEDESSDDLSDEDITEENDTDSHDFTDTDDDLTDEVDDHE from the exons atgaAGTCCTCCTCTCAGGAAGCTCGATCCATATCAGAAGATAGAGTAAAACAAATACTTGAAATTTATGGAACAAAAGCCTGGGACAAATTATCTACTGAAATTTCCAAAAATGGACTCAAAGTTCCAGGAAATCCACCAAAGCTTCCAGTTTATGACATTTGCAAGCTCGGCAGAGAACTTATGGAATCCTTGTCCAGGAAATACGTAACTATCGCATGTAAAAATGATTCAGAGGAACGTTGGCTCCATATTTCTGCTCAAGATCCGTTTATTTACAAAG AGGGTAAAAAGTCTTCAACTTTTTCTGACAAAATAGACTCCATGGTAGTTTTAATCCACAACAATTGCGTTTTCAATTGGAAAATGTTCTCTGAACTTATGAACCTAGTCAAAAGTGAAAAGCTAAGGGTGAAGTCAAGCTGTATTGATCTCATCTATTCTGCTTTTATGGAAGTGTTACCTGGCCGTAAACTTCGTTACATTAACGAGGTTAACAAGGAGGTCATTGACTTTTTAGGATACAAGTTACATCCCTTTTCGAAAAATCTTAACTCTTGGGACACTTTAGACTTGGACGTAGTCAGTTTACTCCTGACAATAACTTTTGAGGATTATTTAAAAGGGATTTATTCTACATTTATTCAG GAGCTTTCCGATGTGATGAACCGTGGAGTGGATTTTTTACAGAAAAAGGCTTCAAACCTAGCCTTACAAATGCTTATTCAAAAGCCTGAGCAAGAAGAAATCTTGcttgatttaataatctCAAGACTGAGCCACAAAGATAATAAGATGTCTTCTTACGTGTTTAAAATGCTGGATACTTTGCTTTTAAATCACGAAAAGATGAAAGGGGTTGTGGTAAAAGGGATACTAACCAAGGTAAAAAGTCTACTGCCCAAATTACAAAGTGAGTTAATTAAAGGAACTCCAGGGATAAAAGAATCTGGACGGAGAAGGAAAAGAAGAAAACTGACAATAA ACAATGAATGCATACTAATTCTCAAGAGTATCTATCGctgtattttatatttttcgAAACTACACTACACAAA gtCGGACCATTCTATTgtaaatgttattttaaaagatgcaattgatatattattactatttaTAAGGCAGAATTCCACCAACGACAATAAGAACAACCTTAAGGATGCCACCAAGACTGCCAGAGTACCAAATGTATTGTTGTGTAAGTATGAGGAGTGTGatagaataataaagaTATTACTACTGTTTATTAACAAGCTTTTGAATTATTACAAGAATACTGATGATTACGATCAAAAGAAATCACTATTTAACAGTGGAATAATAGAGAACTTATATGAGCTTTCTTATAAAACAAAGTCTAGGTCAATTACCATATCATTACTAGTTTTAATGTACCACATATGTCCAAACAg TGACGAGTATTACAAGTTGTTGTATAATAATGCATTCAACATTAGACTCTATGAGTCCACTAGTGTTCACAAATTCCTCACACTGATCCAACAAATACTGGAGGgcaaaaatgaaaaaaacAACATATTAATCCGAAAACTTCTCCAA GTTACTCTATGTAATTGTAACAACAACATAAACAGTGAGATTATCAACACTGTACTAAACAACACTAACAAT GACAACTTTTGGGAGCTAAAACTTCAGAAACTATCATACAATCCATTTATAATAAGTACACTTGAACGCAAGTACAATAAAGACGATGAgaattataatttgtacAATGAATTGAGTGTGTTCAGTTCTGCGCTCCAGTTGGATTACACTCTTGAGAAATATTGGAGGAACCGTCAAAGTTGTAAGTTACACCAAAAACCATTTCAACTCTACTATCAATCGAAGTTCAACTTACAGAATATAAAGGAAGATTACCACTCTTCCGATGATATCAGTGTTACTGATGATCTCACTGAACTAGATGAAGATGAGTCCAGCGACGACTTGAGCGACGAAGATATAACTGAGGAAAATGATACTGATAGTCACGATTTTACAGACACTGACGATGATTTAACTGATGAAGTAGATGACCAtgaatga